In Streptomyces nojiriensis, the sequence GTACGACGCCCCGCCGGACCCCGGCGTGCTCTCCGTCGAGCGGTACGTGGCCCCCGGCGGCAAGCGGGTGCGCTTCGCCAACGTCTTCGCCGCGAACGACCCCGAGTCGACGCTGATGAACATCAACCAGCTCCTCGACCTCGGCGCCGTCGACCGCCCCCTCAACGTCGTGATCAACTGCCGCCCGGACCGCGTCGAGCGCAACGGCCAGATGGGCGCGATCGTCCCGGACCTGATGCCCGACAAGGTCTTCGTGATCGGGCACCCGGCCAAGAGCGCCATCGACGCGATCCCGGCCGAGTGGCGCGGGCGCGCCGTCGACCTCGGCGGCGACCAGCGCGACGGCGAGGAGTTCATGCACGAACTCCTCGGCCACCTGGGCGAGAGCTCCTCGCTGGTCGCCATCGGCAACATCCACGGCCAGGGCGAGATCCTCCTGGAACACCTGGCGGAACTCCCCGGCTTCGAGGACGAGCCCGACCGGGAGGAGCCCCCCGCGGCGGCCCCGGACGGCGAGCCCCCCGTGCCCCGGCGGGCCGCCCCCGTACAGCCTCTGTACGTTCCGCACCTCGACCCGTACGCCGACCTCAGCGACGCCCAGGAAGCCCGGTTCACGCAGGCCCCCGTGCCGCGGCAGTACGTCCACCCGCCGCAGCAGCCCCCTCGGCCCGCCCCCCAGGGCCGGCCGCCGTACGAGGAGCAGGGCCCGTACCCGCGGCAGCCGGACGGGCAGTGGCACCAGGGCCCCTACCCGCAGCAGCAGTACGGGGAGCCCTGGCCGCCCCACCCGTACGAGCCCCACCCGAACCAGCAGTGGCAGAGCCCAGGAGACCCCCGTTGATCCCCGCAGTCCTCACCCCCGAGATCGCCGCGATCGGCATCGCGCTGGGCCTGCTGTTCTCCCTGCTCTGCTACCTGACGACGAACCTCTCGCCCGGCGGCATGATCACCCCCGGCTGGCTCGCACTCACCCTCATCGAGGACCTCCAGCGCGCCGCGCTCGTCGTCGGCATCACCGCCCTGACGTACGCGCTCACCCTCGTCACCCAGAAGTTCGTCATCCTCTACGGCAAGCGCCTGTTCGCGGCCGTCGTCCTCATCGGAGTGCTCCTCCAGGCCACGGTGGTGATCGTGCTCCAGATGAAGTTCCCCCTGCTGTACGCGAACCAGACCCTCGGCTTCATCGTCCCCGGACTGATCGCCTACCAGCTCGTCCGCCAGCCCAAGGGCGCCACGCTGCTCGCCACCGGCTCCGCGACCCTCATGACGTACGTCGTCCTGACCTCGGGCATCCTGCTCGGTTTCATGCCGCACGCCTGACCGACGCCAGCCCGATCACCCGCACCGCCCGGAGCGCACCGATGACCGCCAAGCCCGCCCGCCGCACCCACCCCGTCCTGCACGCCGCCGTCGTGGGGATCCTGCTGGCCGGCAGCGCGTACTTCACCTACGAGCTGCGCAAGGAGGAGCAGGCCAAGGCCCCCGCCGTGCTGCGCGTCACCGACCAGGCGCAGCAGGGCGGCGCCCAGCAGGGCGCCCAGAAGTGGGAGCGGCTGAAGAACCCGGAGCGCTCGGTCCTGCGGGGCGCCGACGGCGCCGTCCTCGCCACCTTCACCGACGGCGCGCGCACCGCGTCGCTCACCGGCAAGAGCCGCACCTTCACCGAACCGGCCTCCACCAAGACCCGCGTCGTCACCGACGACTGGGTCCGCCTGCTGCCGGAGAGCTGGCGCAACGGCGCGGAGCGCGAGCAGTGGTTCCAGGACTGGTTCAAGAAGTACCAGGGGAGCGAGGAGGACGACCTCTTCGCCATCGCCTTCCAGTACGGGGACCAGGCACCGGTCAAGAAGGACGCGGCGGGCGTCCCGTACGCGGGCGACGCGGCCTTCGGGCCGCTCAACCCGAAGGGCTCCGTGGGCAACGACCTCCGCCTGGAGCAGTCGGACTTCTACGACTACCTCGGCATCCCGTACACCTTCCGCAACGGCACCACGGAACAGCCGGAGAAGGCCAAGCACCGGTCCCTGGACTGCTCCGGCTTCATCCGCACGGTCTTCGGCTACCGCGGCCGCTTCCCCCTGATGGCCTCCGACACCGGAGGCAACGGACTGGCGCGCACCGCCAACGGAATGGCCCGCGCGAAGACCGGCGTGGACATCCTGCCCCTCAAGGGCGTCGGCCCGCAGGACCGGCCGGCCTCCATCGACGTCCTGCAGCCGGGCGACCTGGTGTTCTTCAAGCTCGACGCGCGCACCGGCGACCGGCTGGACCACACCGGCATGTACCTCGGCAACGACGCCGAAGGGCACAAGATCTTCATATCGAGCCGTGAAGAGGCCAACGGCCCCACCATCGGCGACAAGGGCGGCGCCTCCCGCCTCGACGGCAACGGCTACTACGCCGCCGCCCTGCGCAGCGCCAAGCGCCTGTGACCCGTGCGTCCGCGCGGCCCGCGGGCGCACCGGACATGCGAAAAGGCGGGATCAGGCGGACCCCCGTCCGCTTGATCCCGCCTTTTCCCCCCGCGACCCCCGTCCCACCCCCGTAGGACGGGCCCCCTGGCCCGATGGCTTCTGTGTGTGCCGCGTTACGCGACGAGCTCCTCGAAGGACTCCGCCTCGTCACGGCCGAAGCTGAGCGCCTCGTCCTCCCGCAGGCGGCGCAGCGAGCGCCAGATGCTCGACTTCACCGTGCCGACGCTGATGCCGAGGATCTCCGCGATCTCCGGGTCCGTGCGGCCCTCGTAGTAGCGGAGCACCAGCATCGTGCGCTGCGGCTCCGGGATACGGGTCAGGGCCTGCCACAGCACCGCGCGCAGCTCCGTACCGCGCATCGCGTCCGTGTCGGAGGCCGTCTCCGGCAGCTCCTCCGTCGGGTACTCGTTCAGCTTCCGCCGACGCCACGCGCTGATGTGCAGGTTCGTCATCGTGCGGCGCAGGTACCCGCCGACGGCCGCCTTGTCGCTGATCCGGTCCCAGGCGCGGTAGGTGGAGAACAGTGCGCTCTGCAGCAGGTCCTCGGCCTCGTACCGGTCGCCGGTGAGGTGGAAGGCCGTCGCGTACAGGGCGGCGCGCCGCTCCTGGACGTACGCCGTGAACTCCGCCTCCGAGGTGGAGGAAGGAGTCTGCTCGGCGGCGGGAACCGCCTGGTACTGGTTTGCGTCAATGGCTACGACGTGGGCCGGCCGGGGACGGGCGACCGCCACCGTACGGACACCCGCCCGGCGGTTCACATCGTGCAGCCGCGTGACAACCGCGCTGGTCGTGGTGCTGTGCAGCGTGTTCATCTCGCGCCCCCCGTCGTGGAGTGTCTGTGCTTCGGTCCGTTGTGCGTTGATGAAAAGATTGCCCCGCCGACTTAACCGCGGTGTCCGTCGACTGTCACAGCCGTGTCACAGCGACTTCTGACAGGGCCCCGACAGGATCACGTCGCACGACGGTCGAACTCCCGACGGCCGATGGGACAGAATGAGCCCGTGCCTTTCCTGTTGCTGATCGAGGACGACGACGCCATCCGCACGGCCCTCGAACTCTCCCTGTCTCGCCAGGGCCACCGTGTGGCCACTGCGGCGACGGGCGAGGACGGCCTGAAACTGCTGCGCGAGCAGCGGCCGGATCTGATCGTGCTGGACGTGATGCTGCCAGGGATCGACGGCTTCGAGGTGTGCCGGCGGATCCGCCGCACCGACCAGCTGCCGATCATCCTGCTCACCGCGCGCAGCGATGACATCGACGTGGTCGTCGGCCTGGAGTCCGGAGCCGACGACTACGTGGTCAAGCCCGTCCAGGGCCGGGTCCTCGACGCCCGGATCCGGGCCGTACTGCGCCGCGGCGAGCGCGAGTCGAGCGATTCGGCGAGCTTCGGCTCCCTGGTCATCGACCGGGCCGCCATGACCGTGACGAAGAACGGCGAGGACCTGCAGCTCACGCCGACCGAGCTGCGCCTGCTGCTCGAACTGAGCCGCCGGCCCGGGCAGGCGCTCTCGCGCCAGCAGCTGCTGCGGCTGGTCTGGGAGCACGACTACCTCGGTGACTCGCGGCTCGTCGACGCCTGCGTGCAGCGGCTGCGCGCCAAGGTCGAGGACGTGCCCTCCTCGCCCACCCTGATCCGTACCGTCCGGGGCGTCGGATATCGCCTGGACTCCCCACAGTGATCCGGGCGTTGCTCGCGGGCCGGCGCTGGACCAGCCTGCGGCTGCGGCTCCTCATGGTGTTCTGCCTGGTCGCGCTGACAGCCGCGGTCTCGGCCTCCGGGATCGCCTACTGGCTCAACCGCGAGGCCGTCCTCACCCGCGTCCAGGACGCGGCCCTCGGCGACTTCCGGCAGGAGATGCAGAACCGGGCCGCCGCGCTGCCCGCCGATCCCACCGCCGAGGAGCTGCAGCGCACCGCCGAACTGATGGCGGGCAGCAGCCCCGGCTACAGCGTGCTGCTGGTGCAGGTGGGCAAGGACAACCGGCAGATCTTCGGAGCGGCGGGGCCCGACTCCTTCGGGCTGGCCAACGTACCGAAGTCCCTGCAGAACGCGGTGAACGACCGGCAGAAGACGACCGCCGCGAACGACTCCGAGTACCACGTGTACTGGCAGCGGACGAAGCCGCACGGCAATCCGTACCTGGTCGGCGGGACGCGGATCGTGGGCGGCGGGCTCACCGGCTACATGTCCAAGTCCCTCGCGCAGGAGCGGGACGACCTGAACGCGCTCGGCTGGTCGCTGACCATCGCCACCGGTCTCGCGCTGCTCGGCTCCGCCCTGCTGGCCCAAGCCGCGGCCCGTACCGTCCTCAAGCCCGTGCAGCGGCTCGGGGACGCGGCGCGGCGGCTCGGCGAGGGCGAGCTGGACCACCGCCTCGACGTGTCGGGCACCGACGAACTCGCCGACCTGTCGCACACCTTCAACAAGACGGCCGAGGCGCTGGAGAAGAAGGTCGCCGACATGAGCGCGCGGGAGGAGTCGAGCCGGCGCTTCGTCGCGGACATGTCGCACGAGCTGCGGACCCCGCTGACCGCGCTGACGGCTGTGGCGGAGGTGCTGGAGGAGGAGGTCGACGACCTCGATCCGATGATCGCGCCGGCCGTGGCGCTCGTCGTCAGCGAGACGCGCCGCCTCAACGACCTGGTGGAGAACCTGATGGAGGTCACCCGCTTCGACGCGGGTACGGCCAAGCTGGTGCTGGACGACGTGAACGTCGCCGACCAGGTCACGGCCTGCATCGACGCCCGGGCCTG encodes:
- the pgsB gene encoding poly-gamma-glutamate synthase PgsB, which produces MLFLYCVLLFCCLVMLVAGVVEQRRHYANLAHIPNRVLVNGIRGKSSITRLCAGALRGGGLLTVAKTTGTAARFIHPDATEEPVYRKFGIANVVEQIGIVRRAAAYRPHALVMECMAVMPALQEINQSKLIQSTIGVLCNVREDHVAEMGPTLDDIARSLSRSMPHGGICVTAEKERFHVLQEEADARNCTLVYADPDTVSDDELRGFSWFTFKENVAIALTVAELLGVDRETALQGMYDAPPDPGVLSVERYVAPGGKRVRFANVFAANDPESTLMNINQLLDLGAVDRPLNVVINCRPDRVERNGQMGAIVPDLMPDKVFVIGHPAKSAIDAIPAEWRGRAVDLGGDQRDGEEFMHELLGHLGESSSLVAIGNIHGQGEILLEHLAELPGFEDEPDREEPPAAAPDGEPPVPRRAAPVQPLYVPHLDPYADLSDAQEARFTQAPVPRQYVHPPQQPPRPAPQGRPPYEEQGPYPRQPDGQWHQGPYPQQQYGEPWPPHPYEPHPNQQWQSPGDPR
- a CDS encoding poly-gamma-glutamate biosynthesis protein PgsC/CapC — translated: MIPAVLTPEIAAIGIALGLLFSLLCYLTTNLSPGGMITPGWLALTLIEDLQRAALVVGITALTYALTLVTQKFVILYGKRLFAAVVLIGVLLQATVVIVLQMKFPLLYANQTLGFIVPGLIAYQLVRQPKGATLLATGSATLMTYVVLTSGILLGFMPHA
- a CDS encoding NlpC/P60 family protein, which codes for MTAKPARRTHPVLHAAVVGILLAGSAYFTYELRKEEQAKAPAVLRVTDQAQQGGAQQGAQKWERLKNPERSVLRGADGAVLATFTDGARTASLTGKSRTFTEPASTKTRVVTDDWVRLLPESWRNGAEREQWFQDWFKKYQGSEEDDLFAIAFQYGDQAPVKKDAAGVPYAGDAAFGPLNPKGSVGNDLRLEQSDFYDYLGIPYTFRNGTTEQPEKAKHRSLDCSGFIRTVFGYRGRFPLMASDTGGNGLARTANGMARAKTGVDILPLKGVGPQDRPASIDVLQPGDLVFFKLDARTGDRLDHTGMYLGNDAEGHKIFISSREEANGPTIGDKGGASRLDGNGYYAAALRSAKRL
- a CDS encoding SigE family RNA polymerase sigma factor gives rise to the protein MNTLHSTTTSAVVTRLHDVNRRAGVRTVAVARPRPAHVVAIDANQYQAVPAAEQTPSSTSEAEFTAYVQERRAALYATAFHLTGDRYEAEDLLQSALFSTYRAWDRISDKAAVGGYLRRTMTNLHISAWRRRKLNEYPTEELPETASDTDAMRGTELRAVLWQALTRIPEPQRTMLVLRYYEGRTDPEIAEILGISVGTVKSSIWRSLRRLREDEALSFGRDEAESFEELVA
- the afsQ1 gene encoding two-component system response regulator AfsQ1, whose translation is MPFLLLIEDDDAIRTALELSLSRQGHRVATAATGEDGLKLLREQRPDLIVLDVMLPGIDGFEVCRRIRRTDQLPIILLTARSDDIDVVVGLESGADDYVVKPVQGRVLDARIRAVLRRGERESSDSASFGSLVIDRAAMTVTKNGEDLQLTPTELRLLLELSRRPGQALSRQQLLRLVWEHDYLGDSRLVDACVQRLRAKVEDVPSSPTLIRTVRGVGYRLDSPQ
- a CDS encoding sensor histidine kinase: MVFCLVALTAAVSASGIAYWLNREAVLTRVQDAALGDFRQEMQNRAAALPADPTAEELQRTAELMAGSSPGYSVLLVQVGKDNRQIFGAAGPDSFGLANVPKSLQNAVNDRQKTTAANDSEYHVYWQRTKPHGNPYLVGGTRIVGGGLTGYMSKSLAQERDDLNALGWSLTIATGLALLGSALLAQAAARTVLKPVQRLGDAARRLGEGELDHRLDVSGTDELADLSHTFNKTAEALEKKVADMSAREESSRRFVADMSHELRTPLTALTAVAEVLEEEVDDLDPMIAPAVALVVSETRRLNDLVENLMEVTRFDAGTAKLVLDDVNVADQVTACIDARAWLDAVELDAERGIVARLDPRRLDVILANLIGNALKHGGSPVRVSVTVEGEWLVIAVQDNGPGIPEEVLPHVFDRFYKASASRPKSDGSGLGLSIAMENAHIHGGDITAANVAGGGALFTLRLPVDVGKVIAGDENA